The Periophthalmus magnuspinnatus isolate fPerMag1 chromosome 15, fPerMag1.2.pri, whole genome shotgun sequence genomic sequence GATGTTTGGAGTGGAAACCCCAGGTATAAAGGGGGCAGGAAATTGGCGCCAGGTGTTTTAAGGTGCAGAGTCATATGATTTTTGACCGTGTATAGATGGTccactgtgttactgtggcaaaGGTGAGccaaataaatgaatttaaCTACTAACTGCTGGACTCTTTGATACTTTGGAAGACACACTTGCTTAAAGACGTTCACCTTCAACCAGGGGTGGCTGCAAATTCGCCTCTACAGCCTCGCTTTACGTTTTTGGAAATTCTTGATGCGTATCTGGCATTTGCTGGTACACAGAAAAATGGACTTTCAAAACTATAATACCTGTATGCTTATTTGGACCGGTTGCCTCTCTCCACTCTTGGTATGAGCCACTCCCTCTGTGTCATACAGTCCACTGTAGATCACAGACTGGGGGTCTTTAGACTGCTGCTCCAAAGGGAAGGTCACCCCACCGATGCTCATAGACCTGCACAGACGAGACAACACGCGTACACTCAATGTCTCAGTATTCAGCAGGACTGTGTGGGTACCATGTGTTAATGTAGTCAAACACACTGGCACAGATGCTCAGTGGCCATAAAATAGACCTATACATTCACTTTGAAAGATGTAAATGCAAATGACACATATGAGCACATTATGGCTCctttaaaacaaactattttatGTGTATATTATGTAgttcattcattattattatttgtatacaatttttgtatttcatgCAAAGAACAAGCAAGTTTACTTATTTACAAAGCATAAATTCTGCTGTGAAAAATGAAACCAGATGATGCTGCATTGGCCAGTTCATGTGTGACCTATTTTATTGAACCCTCTCTGGAATAACCATGTTACACAAGAGTATGTGTGGACAAGAGTGAAATGGCACAATGACAACAGCCAAACTCAAACCTTTAAGTGGGTTTGACATGCAGTAAATTGTGATTTGAGCAGAGCCTTCAGGTGCTCACTGTGAAAACCTGGTCTACTTCTTTTTTTATGAACCATATTAGCTGCAGCCTAAACCTTTTTACCTGAAACCTAATGCATACTGATAGACAATGCTAATTTGATGCAACATATAGGGTAAACACAGGATAAAACACATCAGCAGCATAGAAGCATTTTAAACCAACACTGGTGCAATGTTTCAGTTGATTTTGTGTAGAGTAAGGGCTGTTCAGAGTCAAGACACTTGTAGGTCGTTAGTGATTTAACCCCAGTTAATGGATTACAGGCAGAGACTATCTATaccacacacaaacatagaAAAAGGCTACATACGTGGCTTGGGCTGCTCCAGGCTTTATCACCACATCGATCTTGTACTTGGATCCTGTCAGCAGTTTGATGGTGCGCGTCTGTCCAAACCTGGCACCGTCGGATTTGAAATAGACAGCGAGATTATTGGGAAGCATTTTGAGGGAAATTCCTATCTTGATGAGCTGGGGAACGTCGGCCATCTTTCCATGTGATGCTACGATTTAGTGGTGTGCAGAGGGCGACGGGGTGGGTCCGGATGAGCGTGTGCGCCTGGGAAATGCCTCGTTGTGGGGTTTGGATTGGGAATATCTGCGCCTTAATCCAGGACTGAGGCAGCGCGCGTTCACCTAATCCCATCCGAAGCGCTCCCTAATACTGTCCTCCTGTTGGACACTGGAGTTCAGACAAAACAGCGCGTAACTTTCCGGTCGTGTGCCATGTGCCATGTGGAGACAGCAGGTTAATTTATGTGATTGGATTGTCTTTCAAATCACTgtcgctgtccgtggtgctgacgCGATAAAAACCTAATTAAGATTATTTATCCTGCATCCAGTTTTGCACATTTCATATCGTTCTAGTACTTGCATTcccattataaataaaattgtaatgaCAGTTTAGTTGTTTCTGGTGCGGGGATGGGCCATGTTTGGGGATTCTCATGTctcctttataaaaaaaaacaaacaaaaacaatattgtaaTCCAGTGTTCAATGTAAACTGGCGAGTGGATGGCACCAAAATATAGACAAACTAATGTATAATAGGATTGTGATAGTAAAAACCGTGTGATCTCCCTCTCACCCATTGCACCAGCACCTGTGCGTTCATAAAAGTCTTGTCTCCAGCCTGCCCCCTTCTGGCCAAACCAAATATAGGTGACCTAGTGCCCAAAGGTAAACATCACAATGAGCTATGAACCTCACACTGACCTCACTAAAGTCAGAAACGAGAATTTTGCACTCTTCAAAATGCTGACACAGATAGGATGCTTTTTCACCGTTTATTGGGGTAGAATGAAGATATGACAAAATGAAGAGCCCTGGtgaaacaataacacaaaaaaacattgtagtgTAGGTACAGAATGGGTTATTTTTGGATTCAAATTGGCCACACTTAGAGCAGTAACAGTGATAACCGTCccaacagcagcagagacacgaGTCTGgtggctacatctccaaaatggTGCTGTGATTGACTGGGCATGTTTAAGTAGGCTTTACATTTGCCGCTCTCTAGCTTGGGTCTGGGGTCACGTGCTACAGggcaaccaaataaatatttacaacagtgaataattaatgctagttgttgatgaccaaatattgttatttacagtgaaccCAGATTGTTAATGAAAGGTCAAGTGctatataataaaatactgtGTTAAAATGATGTGCTGGCAACAAGAACAGTTACCTACACATCTACCCCGATTGTGTAACAGCACAATTCCCCCAAAGACAAGAGGCATTAACTGCATTGCGTGTGTCTTTGTTCTTCTTCACAGGGCTGAGAGGAACAATTTAGAGACCCTTTCCAACTGCCCCGTCTTTGCCTTCAGCTGTACAGCCTGCACTGTAGTCAGTTCTTATCAGGGTAGCCTACTCATGACTCTTCCCAGGATCCAGTAACCATAAGGGCTAGTGTGATCCGTTACTACAACGTCTTTCATCTCTCCTGCAGCAGAGGTAAGtattctcttgtctctctctaaGTACCCTCTTGTTCCTCCATCTGTCTCCAGTGTTTTCTGGTGTACTTTTCACTTTAACTGCATCGCCTCCTGCTCTCTGGCCACTTCAGTCAGTCGTCCACTTAAAAGAAGTCTTAAATGCTGTTTGTCACCAGTTTAATGCAGCTGTCCACATGGTCTGCAGTTTTTGTGAAAGCATAGTTGGTTTGGTGTAGAAACTGCTCCACAATGGATAGGCTGATGTGTCTCCAGGTTGGCCACCACAGAAAGTGGAAGTAGTCCACATATTTCTCTGACATCAGTTGCACTGATGACTGTTTGCCCGTCATCAGTGAAACTCTTTCCTCCTGGAATTTATAGTTAGCACTAATTTAGACCCTGTAGGAGCTTTATCCACAGTCAAAAACCATTTGCAAGGTCCCGTTTGACGGGTTATAGATTCTATGATAGGGCAGATACCACACATGAggaactaccgtaaatttcggactataagccgctacttttttcccacgctttgaaccctgcggcttatacaacagtgcggctcatttatagatttttactgcctaatGCCCACTGGGGGGcactctaacagtaaatgcaaaagtgagacatggggaaagattatgaactgatgcttttcagacacagtttaaaaacaaaaaaaaaacaaaaaaaagggaaaaaaagcgTTTCCTTAATTCAAACTAAAAAAACCTACCATCTttgtgtgtaaatatcacatgttacaacacaaaaacctgcggcttatattcaggtgcggcttatatatgtacaaaattgattttcttttcaaatttagctggtgcggcttatattcaggtgcgctctgtagtcccaaatttacggtacttCTGCATAGCTTCTATCAATTAGTCCTGTGATGAATGTATTTCTCCTTGGAATCGTTGTTCTTTCAAACTTCCTTTTGATGCTATTACCaattggcatttagcaaatagaaatcattttggtaatcctaattgacttaATTATCAGACTTATTCTGATTTCATATGAGACAGTGAACTAACTTAAAAACTATATAGTGCTGCAAATAATAGCAAATATTTACCTGTAAAAGTCAGCAGAATTCAGTTCAGGACAAACTGAACAAgtaaacatgaacaaataaacatacaaaagatGAATGATGAATGATGCTTAAATCATGTTTATTGGTCATTAAGGTGAGGAGTCTAACGGACGCTGCGTACGGCCCTCCTCACAGCCGAGAGGAAACAGGACACAGCTGACTTTGGACGGTTTTGAAATGCCTTGAGCTCGATGTTGAGACATTTCACAACATTTTCTTCAAACTCTGCATTGTCAGGGACACGTGCTGCCTTCAGGAGATTGGTGGGCGATCCATAAATCATCTCTAGACTTCTGGCAGCCCCTTTGCCGATTCTCATCCGTTTGTTATCACTGATGTCGACATGCGGCTCCACAGTAAGCTGGTTCTTGATCTTGATGTCCAGTCTGTTGGCGATGTTGTGGCATGCATCTCGGCTGTAGACTTTGTTCTTTTGTAGTATTTTCTTGACAAGAACACGAGTCAGACTGCAGGACACCGTGGGCCCAAACTGAAGCGTTGGTGAACTACTGCCTTCAGCTGAATTAGCCTCATTTGTGTCCGTTTGTCTTGATGTCTCTATTGTTTCGGTCTTTTTAGTCTGAACTCCTGGTTGATTGGTTTGTAGCTCATTTTGGACTCCATCTGCTGAAGTCTCCACCTCGGTTTTAACTGGTACCTCTGGTGTCTCCACCTTGGGAACATCTGGTACCAACAGTGTCTCCATCTCAGGAACTTCACACCTGTCATGCATTTGAGGAGTGGGTTCCTGAATAATTGTTTCCACAGGATCTTGTGGCAATGGGCACTCTGGGGCTGACTCTGTTGGGATTGTTTTTTCTTCTAATTTCTTTACACtacacataaatgataatattgaaatgacacaaaaacccaagagcagatttaaaccataaaaactattctaaatctgcaaagtattctcaaagtattctttccaccgcccagttgaggtcagcagctctcccccctcactgtaaacagtgttggtgaagcactacttccccctcctgaggcgtcagtttgccagaatttcttcgAGGCCGatcgtccgatagtcctcctccatggcctccccgaactcctctgtcctctgtcctcagccTCTGTCTTCTGTCCTCAACCCTAACAAATATTTCACCAAACTagagatgggacgatattaaaatttagaggCACGATTATTGTGACATTATTGTGATTAATGATTATCACGacaattattaacctgttaacattCCCCTACTTTACAACTCTACATCAGCGTGTAtatacttctgcgtcacccacacaaacaatctacacatcaaataaaagctaaatgttttttttaaccacattacATGCATATACAAACTgctataaataaacagcagaatgaaacactttagtcgttactTTGTATCTATAAAAAATTCATAACCATTTATTCAGCTCAGATCTCATCATTAGGGCTGCACTCATACGATAGTAGTGTGGGACACAGGGGATGTAACTgccacattttagttttttaggcgttttcatgtgttttatattatttaggtGTAATTTTGTGAAGTGTCACTAGAGGGCGGAGTAGCCCTCAGCTAAATGAGAAAagtaacatgattaaaagcagaCAATTAAGTTGCACTTTAAAGATATATTTAATAAGAAAGAAGATATTTAAGTTAATCCCTCTCAGTATACAGCCAACCAGGTTagttttgtcagttttattttctaaagatAATTGTcgaatgtctttattttttattaagttaattattgttttgtctgtgtgtttctttagttttcacgagtgtatttatttagttagatttattttacatctggccctttgagagcagacatttcgctgatgtggccctcggtgaaaatgtgtttgacatccCTGATTTATCCAGTCCTCAGACGATGACACAATCCTGTTTTGACTTGAGGAGCTTCGTGGCCAATTTTAATGGATTCAAAACGAGCCAATAACTTGAGCCATAGCCTGAGCATATAGACAGTTCTTTACACAACAAACTCATCCCGCCCACGTGACCATCCGGGTTTACTTTAGTTATTTGTTCTCTGTCTCCTGTTAGACTCAGGTGATCGTGTGACCAGCTGACAGTGTTCTTGACTTTGTTTGGTTCAATAATGTGGTATTAAAATCTTTTCAACAACACAAAATGAAGCAGTCCGgatcagagggagagagggacaagcaggagctccatggagagaaagaaagactaGTCCAAAGAGGTAAAGGAACTCCTCTTATTGCTCTGCATGCTGACTAGACAAGCACAGCTgttttatggatttaaaaaaagcatgtaattGTACCCAACATGTCATTTATTCTTTAGCTGTATTGAATGTGAGTTACCCAGTGTATTGTTGTTATTTGCCTGTACAAATAACCCAGTGTATTGTTGTTATTTGCCTGTAGCCCCGGTGTGCTGCTCTGCCCGCTATGGTCTGGCTCTGTTGTCTTCGTATGGCTTTTTTGTGGTTTACTCTTTACGCGTGAACCTCAGTGTGGCGATAGTGGACATGCACAACAACACCAACCACCACACCAATACTAACTCCACCTCTGTGTGCCCCCTGCATTTTGATCCTCCACGACCCAAACGCAACCACACAGTAAGTACAAGCAAATGTGAAGTCAGAAAGTCTGGTCTGGTGCCAACAAAAGGATCCAAAGCGCATCTTCCAAAGGGGTCTGGAGAGCTTGGGATGTGGGTCAGGCTCGCGGGGGCTGGTGCTAGTCATGCACTCCCTCCCAGGCTCCCTCCAGCTGTGTGCTACATTACTGATCTGAGGAGTACCCCACCCACCAAGTTGTATGGGTATTCTGAATGGATTTATGATTTGAATCAATCCAAATAGGCTACATCTCCTGGATTAAGCCAGACGTAATCAAAACTACACCAAGAATATTTTTGGACCAACCAGGAATAAGACCTCAAAAGGACATTCCCCAAGTCATTTTGAGAACTTGAAtctttgttttcttctttaCGCTCTCATAAACATGTAATAACAAATTGTATTCTCTTTACTTGTGTTTTGCAGGCCAGTGTTTATGACTGGGATCCTAAAACTCAGGGCTGGAtcctcagctccttcttttATGGGTACATCCTGACCCAGATCCCAGGAGGATATCTCGCAGGACGCCTTGGACCCAAGTGGGTCTTAGGTTTAGGTGTTTTGGGAATTGTCCTCTTTACACTGCTCACACCTGTAGCTGCTGACTGGGGAGCTGGCTACCTCATTGTTGTGAGAGTACTGGAGGGAATTGCAGATGTACGAAAGtagtatttactgtatttgtaAAAAGCTTAAATGTAGTGTATTGGATCTTTGCATAACTGTGGAGGGCAGTTGTACGTCTTTGACATTAAGTCACGGAAGAAGAATTGTATAACTAATAACTTGTGTTTGTTGTCAGGGAGTAACCTTTCCTGCAATGTATACTATGTGGGCAGCATGGGCCCCACCTTTGGAGAGAAGTCGACTGCTCACTATTTCATATATTGGTAAGATACAGAGGCCAATAAAAGGGTTGATTAGcatgttttaaacattttatactGTGTATTGTATTGAGCTTTTGGCCATGTTAGGATGTtcttacttcatcaaaaacagacctggagttgtgttttctttcattcacacatatagcAATCCTGCATTATTGGGCTGTCtacatgaagtggtagttttcaagttaacatctaccttttgttcaatacaGAGGGGCAATTCCGGGGCtgcaattatccaaatgattctagtgaaggtgtatgcagtttaaaaacacagtggagcacttcttgtactACTACatgacagagtgttttctgtccgAATGAAGaacagagcctaaatatgcagggtttgtgtgttaaacatgtatgaatgaaacaaaacacaactgcaggtctgtttgtgatgagaaaacattataacatagatcagaaaacagggtAATATGGGCCCATCTATGTACAAACCAATTTAATGAACAGGAAACTAGATTGACCATCACTATCTCACACTCACTATATGATCACAAACACTCTGTTTTTTGCAGGATCCAAACTTGGAACAGTTGTAGGTTTTCTACTGTCTGGTGAAATCTCCTTTTACTTGGACTGGACCTATGTCTTCTATTTATTTGGTAAATTCCAACAGGACATTTTTAATACATAACTGTTGTAACGGGTGCAGGAAGGACCAagaggtgcagactcggggcaaggttacagtgtttattatacAAGTCTTTAGTGAAAAGCAGTCTTAAACAGTCTAATAACAAGTACAAGGATCcgggaagcaggaggcagacgagacggacggagagcgggtcgggaGCGGGAAGCCGAGGCCGGAGTGACGAGGGAGAcggagacgagaccaggacaagCGGGACCGGCGTAGTCCAGGAAGCGGGACCCAGAGTCAGAGGCAGGCGGGACgccagagaccaggacaggcagagcagagggagtTGACGGTACCGGAGAGTAGAGGCGGGTGCAGGAGCGGGCGaaggcaggagtctggaaagGGAGGCAAAAATCCAGAATGAGAGCTGAGCAGGcaggtaacaaaatacaaaactatgctggaacattcacgtttacacgcggacggtctggcgccgagtgtactctgccgagccctcaagtactcagcagcaggtggcggtgattacgctgatgcgctccaggtgcgtgcggagaagtctcgaactccgcccagctccgggcagacaggtcggggaggggtagagagcacgggaggacagggacaaaCGGGCGTCATGACAATAACTTAATatgcatcattattatttattattgcaaCATTTCATTGCAGTGATTCTGAACGTTTGGTTTGTTTCCAGGGGCTGTTGGACTGCTGTGGTTTGTCTTGTGGGCATTGCTTGTTTCAGATAGTCCAAATGATCATCCAAGGATTTCAGAGCAAGAGAGACTGTACATAATCTCCTCACTCAAGAATGAGGTAAAGATACATGtatattgataataataatgataataatatattattattactactactatggtATAATGATTTTAGTCTTCTCTGCTCATGTAATGTTACATAAATCATTACATTGTACTATCTTATTTTCCTCGCTCGCACATGTTTTGTCAAACCCTTAAGCATGAGCGTTTTCTAAGTCTATATAACTGTAAAAAGCAGTAAAGCAGAAGTGTCTGTTaaatccacagactgtataaagaagtggaatacGTGAGCTTGACGTCACCTACAGTGTTCCGcttccagtcaaatgaacctTGTTGACGCTAGCTCTTATAGGGgccagtttggagcagagttacacatttggaatttcgactgagagtatcatagcaaccaaagagccagtccacACAGCaggtttagcaaggagcggggccttaacaacgctgtcaatcaaacctgttgctaacgctaacgggaggaacgaaagcgcctgatttgtctgttattaacattcataccttgattcacggacaaaatatcaaaatgaaaacaccgGGATCATATGGATCGGGTGAATACGAACAGTTTCAGAgtaaaatgacaaggctcagtgcaacagttgcagagagaggtgTGACAAATTTTCacaatgaattggagccaaattcgatggagccagaagtgcacccatgctcacttcctatttggaacacagtggctagcgcgttagctatgtccatttatatatacagtctatgtttaaacCTGATAATAAACCACTGTGTTAACATCGTGTTTTTGTTGTGCAAAGCTGTCCACCTCCACGGACCAGGTTCCCTGGAGATCCATACTGACGTCAGTGCCACTTTGGGCCATTGTCGTGGTTCACTTTTCCTACAACTGGACATATTACACTTTCCTCACTCTGCTGCCAACTTACATGAAAGACGTTCTTGGATTTAGTATCCAACAGGTAAGTGAGTGAGTTCCAGATTATAGCTACATGGTGTAAGTTTCTACCAAATCAAAACCTCTCAGGACTATGTGTGTAGGCCCTTGAGTTTCAGTCAGTTATAAACTAAAGCAAAGATAACTGTAACAGATGCCAACACCACAATCTTAATCCAATTTAAATTATTCATGAATTCTTCTATTGTGTGAAGTTTTATCCAATTggcagatatttttatttttgacccaTAGAGTATAGTTTTCTGCTTAAACATATGCAGTattgtcagtttatcagaaCATAACAATTGACGATGTTTATGTCCTTTTTAGAGTGGTTTTCTGTCAGCTCTGCCTTACATCGGCAGTGCCACATTAGTCATACTTAGTGGGCAGTTTGCTGATTACCAAAGAGAAACACACAACTGTCCAACTGCCAGGGTCCGGAAAGCCTTTACATTTGTGGGTAAGTGCATTTCAGTCACAGAGCACCATGGCGAGGGCATTTTGGCACAGACTAGAgcacagagaaaataaatatattttattaggtCCAGCTATTCTAAATTCTAAAGaagaaatatgtgatgcttATAATGAGCATTTTATCTTGGTATGTGATATTTTGGATCAGGGTGATCCCTCcgatcttgattatgttgaatgtGAACAGGTGGCAGATTGCAGTCAGATTTTCCctttaagacctttcacttCACActtaaatgctctccgctcCATACACCCAAAAAAGTCCACGGGTGCTGATGACCTTGATACAAACCTTCTATTGCTAGCTACCCCATATTTATTTCAACCtctattacacatttttaatttagCAATTCAAATGGAAGTTATAAAAGAACTATGGAAAACTGtacatgttttgcctttacataaacATGGGACAacagaaaatgtaaataatttctggccaatatctaaattaccttgtcttgcataagatttagaaaagttagttgcaaatcaagttagatttttatttaaataaatgcttatCCATCGAGTTTCAGAAAAGGACATAGTACTGTCACcacaaccacaaaagttttaaatgacattttcacagccttTGATGACAGACAAGTTTGTGtcgctctgtttattgattttccTAAAGCTTTTGGTTCGGTGGATTCTCTTGAAGCGTCTGAAGCAGATTAGATTTAACAATGCTAAATATAATTTTGAAActgatctttcaaacagaacccaggcagtagtagccaatgtgtttaaattacattttctaactttaagtaaaggagtgccacaaggctcaattttgggcctgctactttttactacaaccccaattccaatgaagttgggacgctgtgtaaaacttgaaaaaaatacagaatacaatgatttgcaaatccttttcaaacTATATTGAACTCAAACTACAAATATgtgccatttaatgttgaaaatgataaACTTATACTATAAACTatagtttttatgcaaatattcactcattttcaatttgatgcaacatgttccaataaagctgggacaggggcaccACTGTGTTACGTCACCTTTcctttttaacaacaatcaataagcatttgggaactgaggacactaactgttgaagctttgcaggaggaatcctttcccattcttgctgaatgtacaactttcAGTTGCCCAGTCCAGGGTCTCCGTTGTCATATTTTGCGCTTCACaatgtgccacacattttcagtgggagacaggtctggaccaCAGGCAGACCAGCCTAGTACTGCACTCTTTTACTACGCAGCCACATTGTTGTAACAGGTGCAGAATGTGGCATGGCATTGTCTtactgaaataagcagggacgtcccAGGGCGTTTCTGGGTGTCGTTGatgtataaaaacaacaaagtttatcagtttgaacattaaatatcatgtctttgtagtttattcagttcaatataggttgaacaggatttgcaaatcattgcatgctgttttttttttttttaaagttttacacagcgtcccaacttcattggaattggggttgtatattAATTCCATTGGTTGCAATTAAAGAGAAAGCCAcatgcatacaaaacagcatcatataAATGTAAGTGCTCCctcattgaatgcaaataaaactccATATTCATGATTTTTTCTAAAAAGCACTTAAATAATTTgtaagatttgtagcttgcatgcTAACAgtctaaaattaaaatgatcattttattacagaaacaaatatagCCCagtaaattacagaaaagaaatggtgcAAGCAGcgtttctttctgtactggattatggggatgtggtgcatctacagacttcagcctctactttgaaaccatAGGATCCACTCTTTCAATTGGCCCTGTGTTTTATTATAAgggatggatttgaaactcatcacaGAGTTCTTTATGGAAAAGTGGCTTGGCCATTGCTGTcattagaagagaacagcactttATGAAATATAAGGGGCTATATGgtactacttcaaaaactgccataATACCTCCTCTGCTTGTTAGCCTCATGCAGTCATGTGACCCGGTATCAATGACtaaaactgagatgggaaagaggtcttttaactgttttgcttcacaaagatggaatacacttcaaggaaaagcaagattaaactatttttatacacacctgcacctctttttaatgttttatatggacttgtatacttgtaattttttctgtttgtagtgTAATTTAAACAGACttctcctgtataaataaagaaatgctGATGATGCAAATAGATTTTATACTGCAATGGAAAAATGTGTAGTGTCACTGCAAAACACACTAGCAAATCATAATTTTGATTCTCACCTTTGTTAGTGGAATATTTTAAACTCCCCAATGCCCTCCACAATTtacatttgggaaaaaaaaatattttgtgtgttgtttttagttGATTTATTCAAAACTTATTTGACTGTGTCCTGTACATTATCTTTTTCCAATAGGCATGATTGGGCCGGCCATTTTCCTGGTGGCAGCAGGATATACAGGCTGTAATTACATATCGGCTGTGACGTTTCTGACAATTGCGACGGCATTGACTGGAGTGTGTATATCTGGCTTCATCATCAACCATCTGGACATTGCGCCACTGTAAGAACCTGTGCGGACACTAATAAACTTAAATGGGTTTACGTGTAAACTCTTTCGCATTTTGGCAAATTTTTTTAATTGCAGGTTTTCTGGAATTATTTTCGGAATCACCAACAC encodes the following:
- the cnrip1b gene encoding CB1 cannabinoid receptor-interacting protein 1b; the protein is MADVPQLIKIGISLKMLPNNLAVYFKSDGARFGQTRTIKLLTGSKYKIDVVIKPGAAQATSMSIGGVTFPLEQQSKDPQSVIYSGLYDTEGVAHTKSGERQPVQISIQFTEAGQFETVWQVKFYNYNKRDHCQWGNSFNSIEYECKPNDTRTLMWINKEMFL
- the LOC117382236 gene encoding sialin-like, which encodes MKQSGSEGERDKQELHGEKERLVQRAPVCCSARYGLALLSSYGFFVVYSLRVNLSVAIVDMHNNTNHHTNTNSTSVCPLHFDPPRPKRNHTASVYDWDPKTQGWILSSFFYGYILTQIPGGYLAGRLGPKWVLGLGVLGIVLFTLLTPVAADWGAGYLIVVRVLEGIADGVTFPAMYTMWAAWAPPLERSRLLTISYIGSKLGTVVGFLLSGEISFYLDWTYVFYLFGAVGLLWFVLWALLVSDSPNDHPRISEQERLYIISSLKNELSTSTDQVPWRSILTSVPLWAIVVVHFSYNWTYYTFLTLLPTYMKDVLGFSIQQSGFLSALPYIGSATLVILSGQFADYQRETHNCPTARVRKAFTFVGMIGPAIFLVAAGYTGCNYISAVTFLTIATALTGVCISGFIINHLDIAPLFSGIIFGITNTIATIPGMVGPVIARSLTANNTMEEWQTVFYIAAAINLFGATFYTAFGQGSVQPWAVKTEGGN